A genome region from Apium graveolens cultivar Ventura unplaced genomic scaffold, ASM990537v1 ctg6041, whole genome shotgun sequence includes the following:
- the LOC141702984 gene encoding uncharacterized protein LOC141702984, whose translation MKEYYNYKLMIWPSEGLTPHLGGRLWQQYVVDAFTAIEQYRFDWIRGHQTTIRSDIYHNIRDALNKGDSNPENVGKATILPASFTGSKRYMNQYFKDAMAICRTLGHPSLFLTMTTNTKWPEIQRMLKFLPGVDVVDAPDVVARVFKMKVDQLLDQIKIRTALDVVFEVSAEIPDPSIDPVGYEAVKNYMIHGPCGTDCVNSPCMVKGRCIKHFPKRYNSHTYFDDCGFPIYKRRKTGIIVKKKGIDLDNRYEVFDNAGTKKSKLEAWFDANKTYAEAPNLTYSEFPSKFTWHPQPGIWKQRKIGDVIGRLAEVHSSSGELLYLRMHLLRIKGVVCFYDLKTVNDHVYNSFHEACAALGILQNDQQWHEAIGENAHTSMPPQLRAMFVNILVYSPVSHPRNLWEAHWGCMSDDILLVR comes from the exons ATGAAAGAATATTACAATTATAAACTCATGATATGGCCTTCGGAAG GTTTGACTCCACATCTCGGAGGACGTTTATGGCAGCAATATGTTGTTGACGCATTTACTGCGATTGAGCAATACAGATTTGACTGGATCAGAGGTCACCAGACCACAATTCGTTCTGATATATACCACAACATACGAGATGCACTAAACAAGGGTGATAGCAATCCTGAAAATGTCGGCAAAGCAACAATTTTACCAGCCTCCTTCACTGGCAGTAAAAGATACATGAACCAGTATTTCAAGGACGCAATGGCAATTTGTCGAACACTTGGACACCCATCATTGTTCCTTACGATGACCACTAACACAAAATGGCCTGAAATTCAGAGGATGTTAAAATTTCTACCTGGTGTTGATGTTGTTGACGCACCCGACGTCGTTGCAAGGGTATTTAAGATGAAAGTTGACCAACTTCTTGATCAAATAAAAATAAGAACTGCTTTGGACGTTGTATTTGAG gtttctgcagaaattcctgACCCAAGTATTGATCCAGTTGGTTACGAAGCTGTCAAGAATTACATGATCCACGGACCATGTGGCACTGATTGTGTCAATTCTCCGTGTATGGTTAAAGGCCGTTGTATTAAACATTTTCCTAAAAG GTATAATTCTCACACATACTTTGATGACTGTGGCTTTCCCATCTATAAGAGGAGGAAAACTGGAATTATCGTAAAGAAAAAGGGAATTGACCTGGATAATCGTTAT GAAGTTTTCGACAATGCTGGAACAAAGAAAAGCAAATTAGAAGCATGGTTTGATGCAAATAAAACATATGCAGAGGCCCCAAATTTAACCTATTCAGAATTTCCAAGCAAGTTTACATGGCATCCACAACCTGGTATCTGGAAACAGAGGAAAATAGGTGATGTCATCGGTAGGCTTGCTGAAGTACATTCATCTAGCGGTGAACTATTATATCTCCGCATGCACCTGCTCAGGATTAAAGGTGTTGTATGTTTTTATGATTTGAAGACAGTCAACGACCATGTTTATAACTCCTTTCACGAAGCCTGTGCCGCGCTAGGTATCCTCCAGAACGACCAGCAATGGCACGAAGCTATAGGTGAAAATGCGCATACATCCATGCCTCCACAATTACGTGCCATGTTTGTCAACATTTTAGTATACAGTCCAGTCTCTCATCCGCGTAACCTTTGGGAAGCTCATTGGGGATGCATGTCAGATGATATTCTTCTTGTGAGGTGA